The following DNA comes from Streptomyces sp. NBC_00273.
CGCACAATCTCCCGGCCCTGGAGGCTCCTTTGCACCGTCGCACAGCGCTCTCCGTCTCCGCCGCCCTGCTCGTGGCGGCGCCCCTGCTGTCCGCCTGCTCGGGCGAGCCCCGACCCGGCACCGCGGCCGTCGTGGGCGGCGAACGGATCACCACTTCCGCGCTCCAGGCCCAGGTCAACGACGTCCGCGCGGCGCAGAACCGTTCCGGGCAGGCCGCCGCCGAACTCATCGCGAGCACCCCCCACCTGGAGCGGCAGAAGCTCGACGCGCTCCTCCAGAGCCGGATCATCGACAAGATGGCCGACACCGCCGGGCTCGCGGCCACCCAGAAGGACATCGAGGACGAACGCAAGGCGTACGTCGACGAGAACGGCGGCAACGAGCAGTTCGAGGCACTGCTCCTGCAGAAGGGGGCCATGGCTCCCGGCCAGGTCGACCGTTTCCTCCGGGACCGGGTGCTCCTCACCGCGCTCACCGCCAAGTACGGAGCCGGGAAGCTGGAGGAGCCCGCCCGCGCCGCCGTCAAGGCACTGCACATCGAGGTGAACCCGCGCTACGGAGCCTGGGACGCCAAGGAGATCAAGCTCGGCACCGGGGAGACGCCCTGGATCACCCAGCGGACGCGGCCCGAGGCGGCGCCCGCCGGAGCCTGAGGCTCCGGGGTCCCCCCGGGCCGCGGACCGGCGCGCCGGAGGTAGGTTCGGAGGGTGACCGACCACTCCGAACCCACCGCCGCCGCCACCGCTGCCGAGCCCACGGGCCGCATCGTCCTGCTGACCACCAGCCACCGGGTCGCCCCCGGCGTGCTGTCCTGGCCGGCGTGGCAGGTCCTGCACGCCGCGGACCGGGTGCTGTGCGCCGACCCCGACCACCCGCAGCTGCCGTACCTGCGGGAGGCGGGCATCGAGGTCGCGTTCGAGAGCCCGGACGCGCACGCGCTGGTCGACGCCTGCGCGGGCGGCCGTACGGTCGTGGTGCTCCCGGGCGGCGAGGGCGACCAGCGGCTCACCGACGGGCTGGCCCGGCTGGCCGGCTCGGGCCGGGTCTCCATGCCCGACCTGGAACTGCTCCCGGGCTCCTACGACCTGCCGGGCGCGCGCCTGCTCGACCTGGTCCAGGTGATGGACCGGGTCCGGCGCGAGTGCCCGTGGACCTCCCGCCAGACCCACCGGGGCCTGGCCAAGTACGCGATCGAGGAGGCGTACGAGCTGGTCGAGGCCATCGAGGACGGGGACCGGGAGGAGCTGCGCGAGGAGCTCGGCGACGTGCTGCTCCAGGTGGTCTTCCACGCCCGGATCGCCGAGGAGGCCGGCGGGGAGGGCGAGGACGGCGAGGACGCCGTCGAGGCCTTCTCCATCGACGACGTGGCCGGGGCGCTCGTCACCAAGCTGATCCACCGGCACCCGCACGTCTTCGGCGACGCGGAGGCCGAGACCCCGGAGGACGTCAACGCGCACTGGCAGCGCACCAAGGCGGTGGAGAAGCGGCGGGCGTCGGTCACCGACGGGATCCCGGTGGGCCAGCCCGGCCTGGCGCTCGCCGCCAAGCTCGCGGGCCGGGCCCGGACGGGCGGCGTGGCCGTGGAACTGCCCCGCGGCGAGGGCATCGGGTACGAGCTGCTGGAGCTCGCGGCACGCGCCGAGGCGGCGGGGACCGACCCCGAGACCGCGCTGCGCGCGGCGGCCCGCGCCTACCGGGACGCGATCCGGGTGGCCGAGGGCGTGGCGGAGCCGGGCGAGTAGGGGGACCTCCCTTCAGTACGTCCTCGGCGCGCGGGCCGAGGGGTCGTACCAGTGGGGCGTCGGGGGCTCGAGGAACCACTCGCCGAATCCCAGCGGGCGCTCCCCGTACGCGTGGCCCCGGGCCGGCACGGCGTCGTGGAAGAGGCGGCCGGGGCGGGCGCCCAGCTCCTGGAGGAGGTGGGCGGTCTCGTCGATGAACTGCGGCGGACCGCTGAGGTAGACGTCCTGGTCCGGCCACAGCCCCCGGTTGCCCAGCGCGGTCGCCAGCCGGTCGGTGGCCTGGTTGCGGTGGCGCCCGGGGGCGGGCGTGATGTAGGTGACGGCGAGCCAGGCGCAGCTGGCGGCGTACGCGTCGATGAGCGGGCGGTCGTAGAGGTGTGCGCCGTCCCGGGCCACCACGAAGAGCCGTACGTCCTGATCGCAGGGACGCTCCGCGAGATCCTCCAGCAGGGCCCGGATGGGTGCCCAGCCGGTGCCGGCGGCTATCAGGCTGACCGGGCGGTCCTCGCGGCGGAAGGTCAGCTGCCCGCCGGCGGCGCTGAGCCGCAGCACGTCGCCCGGCCGGGTCTCGCGGACCAGGGCGGTGCTCAGACGCCCCCGGTCGACCCGGCTGACGTGCAGGTCGAGGGTGCCGTCGGGGCGGGGGGCGTTGCCGATGGAGTAGGTGCGCCAGGTCGTCGGGACCCGGTCGCTGCTCACGCTCGTGTACTGGCCGGGGAGATAGGGGAAGGGGGCGTGCGGCCGGAGCGTCAGGACGCCTATGTCCGGTCCGTACTGGAGGTGGCGCACGACCTCCGCGTTCCACCACGGCGGGTCCTCGCTCGCGTCGGCGCCGGCCGTCATCGCGTCGGCCATCACCTGGTAGGCCTCGGCCCAGGCCTTCTCGACCGGTGGGGTCCAGGCCGCGCCGGAGGTCTCCGCGAGTGCGGCGAGCAGGCTGGCGCCGACGGCCGCGTAGTGCTCGGGGCGGACCAGGAACTTGCGGTGGTCGCGTCCCAGGTCGCGCAGGTAGGGGCCGAGGGTCTCGTCGTCGAGGCGGGCGATCACGTGGGTGAGCGCGGCGAAGAGCCGGTCCCGCTGGCGTTCCATGTCGTGGAGTGAG
Coding sequences within:
- a CDS encoding SurA N-terminal domain-containing protein; this translates as MHRRTALSVSAALLVAAPLLSACSGEPRPGTAAVVGGERITTSALQAQVNDVRAAQNRSGQAAAELIASTPHLERQKLDALLQSRIIDKMADTAGLAATQKDIEDERKAYVDENGGNEQFEALLLQKGAMAPGQVDRFLRDRVLLTALTAKYGAGKLEEPARAAVKALHIEVNPRYGAWDAKEIKLGTGETPWITQRTRPEAAPAGA
- a CDS encoding nucleoside triphosphate pyrophosphohydrolase; amino-acid sequence: MTDHSEPTAAATAAEPTGRIVLLTTSHRVAPGVLSWPAWQVLHAADRVLCADPDHPQLPYLREAGIEVAFESPDAHALVDACAGGRTVVVLPGGEGDQRLTDGLARLAGSGRVSMPDLELLPGSYDLPGARLLDLVQVMDRVRRECPWTSRQTHRGLAKYAIEEAYELVEAIEDGDREELREELGDVLLQVVFHARIAEEAGGEGEDGEDAVEAFSIDDVAGALVTKLIHRHPHVFGDAEAETPEDVNAHWQRTKAVEKRRASVTDGIPVGQPGLALAAKLAGRARTGGVAVELPRGEGIGYELLELAARAEAAGTDPETALRAAARAYRDAIRVAEGVAEPGE
- a CDS encoding globin domain-containing protein, coding for MKSSFAVVERRAEHAVKFFYSHLFWHNPAVRALFPDSLHDMERQRDRLFAALTHVIARLDDETLGPYLRDLGRDHRKFLVRPEHYAAVGASLLAALAETSGAAWTPPVEKAWAEAYQVMADAMTAGADASEDPPWWNAEVVRHLQYGPDIGVLTLRPHAPFPYLPGQYTSVSSDRVPTTWRTYSIGNAPRPDGTLDLHVSRVDRGRLSTALVRETRPGDVLRLSAAGGQLTFRREDRPVSLIAAGTGWAPIRALLEDLAERPCDQDVRLFVVARDGAHLYDRPLIDAYAASCAWLAVTYITPAPGRHRNQATDRLATALGNRGLWPDQDVYLSGPPQFIDETAHLLQELGARPGRLFHDAVPARGHAYGERPLGFGEWFLEPPTPHWYDPSARAPRTY